Proteins co-encoded in one Aggregicoccus sp. 17bor-14 genomic window:
- a CDS encoding response regulator has translation MTQPPLPRPPSVSLPVPGALRAGPGAQRVLVVDDSRSIRTLLKIYLAGRAFDFVEAESAEEALQLLQAQPVDLVLTDLYLEGMSGADLAARIRGDARLRRTPVLMISGERDPQRLAALARSAGVDAVLPKPISCNQLMGLVDRLLPPQRRV, from the coding sequence GTGACGCAGCCTCCCCTGCCCCGCCCTCCCTCCGTCAGCCTGCCCGTGCCCGGCGCCCTGCGCGCCGGGCCGGGCGCCCAGCGGGTGCTCGTCGTGGACGACAGCCGCTCCATCCGCACGCTGCTGAAGATCTACCTCGCCGGCCGCGCCTTCGACTTCGTGGAGGCCGAGAGCGCGGAGGAGGCCCTGCAGCTCTTGCAGGCGCAGCCGGTGGACCTGGTGCTCACCGACCTCTACCTCGAGGGGATGAGCGGCGCGGACCTCGCGGCGCGCATCCGCGGGGACGCGCGGCTGCGCCGCACGCCGGTGCTGATGATCAGCGGCGAGCGCGACCCGCAGCGCCTCGCGGCGCTCGCCCGCAGCGCCGGCGTGGACGCCGTCCTGCCCAAGCCCATCAGCTGCAACCAGCTGATGGGGCTGGTGGACCGGCTGCTGCCCCCGCAGCGCCGCGTTTGA
- a CDS encoding LysR family transcriptional regulator, whose protein sequence is MLLFTEVVAAGITGAAARLGVRKSTVSRRLAALEARLGVRLLERTTRRLRLTEPGRGYLAQCTRLVAEAHAVNEALAAARGTPSGTLRVATLSLLGELLTPLVSEFLLRYPQVQVELSLAPGAVDLLAGDFDLALRTGPLPDSSLVARRLGSVRTGYYASPAYLSRRPPPRSPDALREHECVLLAEAGTDEVWFFTGPRRARTVPVQGRLRVPSVRAGHAAVRAGLGLVQLPTSLVAEDVRAGRLVPVLERYTPPGIPVFAVYPSSRHLPSKVRAFLDLLAERRAALPWEETA, encoded by the coding sequence ATGCTGCTGTTCACCGAGGTGGTGGCCGCGGGCATCACCGGCGCGGCCGCGCGCCTGGGCGTGCGCAAGAGCACGGTGAGCCGAAGGCTCGCGGCGCTGGAGGCGCGCCTGGGCGTGCGGCTGCTGGAGCGCACCACGCGCCGGCTGAGGCTCACCGAGCCGGGGCGCGGCTACCTCGCGCAGTGCACCCGCCTGGTGGCCGAGGCGCACGCGGTGAACGAGGCGCTCGCCGCGGCGCGCGGGACGCCCTCCGGCACACTGCGCGTGGCCACGCTCTCGCTGCTGGGCGAGCTGCTCACCCCGCTCGTCTCCGAGTTCCTCCTGCGCTACCCCCAGGTGCAGGTGGAGCTCTCGCTCGCGCCCGGCGCAGTGGACCTGCTCGCCGGGGACTTCGACCTCGCGCTGCGCACCGGGCCCCTGCCGGACTCGTCCCTGGTGGCGCGCCGGCTGGGCAGCGTGCGCACCGGCTACTACGCGAGCCCTGCCTACCTGAGCCGCCGCCCGCCCCCGCGCAGCCCGGACGCGCTGCGCGAGCACGAGTGCGTGCTGCTCGCGGAGGCCGGCACGGACGAGGTGTGGTTCTTCACCGGCCCCCGCCGCGCGCGCACCGTGCCCGTGCAGGGGCGGCTGCGAGTGCCCAGCGTGCGCGCGGGCCACGCGGCGGTGCGCGCGGGACTCGGCCTCGTGCAGCTGCCCACCTCCCTGGTAGCGGAGGACGTGCGCGCCGGGCGCCTCGTGCCCGTGCTCGAGCGCTACACACCGCCGGGCATCCCCGTCTTCGCCGTGTACCCGAGCAGCCGCCACCTGCCCTCCAAGGTGCGCGCCTTCCTGGACCTGCTCGCCGAGCGCCGCGCCGCGCTGCCCTGGGAGGAGACGGCGTAA
- the trxA gene encoding thioredoxin, producing MSDNIVTLSDATFQQEVLQAEGPVIVDFTARWCAPCRVLGVTLEALAQEHAGKVKVTKLDVDDHQLTAQQFGIRSMPTLLFFKNGQVVNQVVGAVPRARLEAALSQVL from the coding sequence ATGAGCGACAACATCGTCACCCTGAGCGATGCCACCTTCCAGCAGGAGGTGCTGCAGGCCGAGGGGCCCGTCATCGTCGACTTCACCGCCCGCTGGTGCGCGCCCTGCCGCGTGCTCGGCGTGACGTTGGAGGCGCTCGCGCAGGAGCACGCCGGCAAGGTGAAGGTGACGAAGCTGGACGTGGACGACCACCAGCTCACCGCGCAGCAGTTCGGCATCCGCTCCATGCCCACGCTGCTCTTCTTCAAGAACGGCCAGGTGGTGAACCAGGTGGTAGGCGCCGTGCCGCGCGCGCGCCTGGAGGCGGCGCTGAGCCAGGTGCTCTGA
- a CDS encoding M1 family metallopeptidase, which yields MRLHARSRLVLALAVPLLALAGCRTAAPEATASQQPQSQPRIAHDPHSFARPEEARVTHVALDLGVDFAARTLKGSATLDLQVQPGASEVVLDTDGLRLRSVTDEGGKALPWTLGTAHPRLGQPLTVTLRPGTRRIVVRYETRPEAGALQWLTPAQTAGKQHPYLFSQGEAILTRTWVPTQDSPGIRQTYSARLTVPRGLRAVMSAEQLTPEGVPVDGGHTRFDFRMPQAIPPYLMAVAVGDIAFQQLGPRSGVYAEPSVLARAAYEFGEVEQMMAAAERLYGPYRWGRYDILVLPPSFPYGGMENPRLTFATPTVLSGDRSLVSLIAHELAHSWSGNLVTNATWSDSWLNEGVTSYFELRIMEALYGREVGAMLSRLSLQELERTEKEVGEQSPQTQLYVQLKGDPEEGGSRVIYEKGAAFLQTMEETVGRERFDAFLRSYFDRHAFQSMDTRGFLAEVREHLVKGDAALEQKLQLDEWVYRPGLPANVYRPQTDRFAHVEAQVKAFLGGAPASALKTQGWLTQEWQYFLGLLPRELTPAQLASLDGTFHFTQTGNSEVLFAWLEKTIASRYEPALPALEHFLTSQGRGRFVRPLYRALMDRDWGKPLAQRIYAEARTGYHPVVMGALDKMMN from the coding sequence ATGCGCCTCCACGCCCGCTCCCGCCTCGTCCTCGCGCTCGCCGTTCCCCTGCTCGCACTCGCTGGCTGCCGCACCGCCGCTCCGGAGGCCACGGCCTCGCAGCAGCCGCAGTCCCAGCCGCGCATCGCGCACGACCCGCACTCCTTTGCACGGCCCGAGGAGGCGCGCGTGACGCACGTGGCGCTGGACCTGGGCGTGGACTTCGCCGCGCGCACGCTGAAGGGCAGCGCCACGCTGGACCTTCAAGTACAGCCGGGCGCGAGCGAGGTGGTGCTGGACACGGACGGCCTGCGGCTGCGCAGCGTGACGGACGAGGGCGGCAAGGCGCTACCCTGGACGCTGGGCACCGCGCACCCGCGCCTCGGCCAGCCCCTCACCGTGACGCTGCGGCCGGGCACGCGGCGCATCGTGGTGCGCTACGAGACGCGGCCCGAGGCGGGCGCCCTGCAGTGGCTCACCCCCGCGCAGACGGCCGGCAAGCAGCACCCCTACCTCTTCTCCCAGGGCGAGGCGATCCTCACCCGCACGTGGGTGCCCACGCAGGACAGCCCCGGCATCCGGCAGACCTACAGCGCGCGCCTCACGGTGCCGCGCGGCCTGCGCGCGGTGATGAGCGCCGAGCAGCTCACCCCCGAGGGCGTGCCCGTGGACGGGGGCCACACCCGCTTCGACTTCCGCATGCCGCAGGCCATCCCGCCCTACCTGATGGCGGTGGCGGTGGGCGACATCGCGTTCCAGCAGCTGGGGCCGCGCTCGGGCGTGTACGCGGAGCCCTCGGTGCTCGCGCGCGCGGCGTACGAGTTCGGCGAGGTGGAGCAGATGATGGCGGCGGCCGAGCGGCTCTACGGCCCCTACCGCTGGGGCCGCTACGACATCCTCGTGCTCCCGCCCTCCTTCCCCTACGGCGGCATGGAGAACCCGCGCCTCACCTTCGCGACGCCCACGGTGCTCTCCGGAGACCGCTCGCTGGTGAGCCTCATCGCGCACGAGCTCGCGCACTCCTGGTCCGGCAACCTCGTCACCAACGCCACCTGGTCCGACTCCTGGCTCAACGAGGGCGTCACCAGCTACTTCGAGCTGCGCATCATGGAGGCGCTCTACGGCCGCGAGGTGGGCGCCATGCTCTCGCGCCTGAGCCTTCAGGAGCTGGAGCGCACCGAGAAGGAGGTGGGTGAGCAGAGCCCCCAGACCCAGCTCTACGTGCAGCTGAAGGGCGACCCCGAGGAGGGCGGCAGCCGCGTCATCTACGAGAAGGGCGCCGCCTTCCTGCAGACGATGGAGGAGACGGTGGGGCGCGAGCGCTTCGACGCCTTCCTGCGCAGCTACTTCGACCGCCACGCCTTCCAGTCCATGGATACCCGCGGCTTCCTCGCCGAGGTGCGCGAGCACCTGGTGAAGGGCGACGCCGCGCTGGAGCAGAAGCTGCAGCTCGACGAGTGGGTGTACCGCCCCGGCCTGCCCGCGAACGTGTACCGCCCGCAGACGGACCGCTTCGCGCACGTGGAGGCGCAGGTGAAGGCCTTCCTCGGCGGCGCACCCGCGAGCGCGCTGAAGACGCAGGGCTGGCTCACGCAGGAGTGGCAGTACTTCCTCGGCCTCCTGCCGCGCGAGCTCACGCCTGCGCAGCTCGCCTCGCTGGACGGCACCTTCCACTTCACCCAGACGGGCAACAGCGAGGTGCTCTTCGCGTGGCTCGAGAAGACCATCGCGAGCCGCTACGAGCCGGCGCTGCCCGCGCTCGAGCACTTCCTCACCTCCCAGGGCCGCGGCCGCTTCGTGCGCCCGCTCTACCGCGCCCTGATGGACCGCGACTGGGGCAAGCCGCTCGCGCAGCGCATCTACGCCGAGGCGCGCACGGGCTACCACCCGGTGGTGATGGGCGCGCTGGACAAGATGATGAACTAG
- a CDS encoding DUF4139 domain-containing protein, translating into MNRHLNSLAALLLLSGCAHHAAVSSEQGLPLRRVVIYRNGVGYFERAGHVESERVAFQVKREHVGDFLATLAVMEEGRSAVRSAAFPTAAQGERRTVELALDGRAHQLAVGYVVEQPIWRPTYRVVVGKSGLELQAWGIVQNLSGEDWRDVQLSLVAGAPIAYRATLEAPVTPGRPLLEDSGEVFAGVPRGESVLAQAPGTLVVPGEAPTVDVGSTSTGVNVGKDFVRNIAVVRPTGKAGAGRSFEALAAVARASAAGGTTRYELPHPVSIPDASASMVLLASRTVPGEAVLLFSPDPGAPDSARHPFRVARFTNDSAGLLERGPIAVFEEGAFLGQGVLESLPAGAQATVPFSLERGVAVESRSESVQEGARLALVEAGVLTLERDTVLRTTYRVQNGEAKPARVLLRHARSAQARLAASPKGTEEQVGAGFALVPAEVAAHASAEAKVEERTSARVQADWFDPAADVAVNGYLEDPRADRTAKEALAALWKVRDAIVRERSEEAKWTEQGDTLSEEADEARESLRSLAKSRAADLKGRLQARLSDLESQHAAAADALVRAQLARHEAEVDFAERLRTLGVRAP; encoded by the coding sequence ATGAACCGACACCTCAACTCCCTCGCCGCGCTGCTGCTCCTCTCGGGCTGCGCCCACCACGCCGCCGTGAGCTCCGAGCAGGGCCTGCCCCTGAGGCGCGTGGTCATCTACCGCAACGGCGTGGGCTACTTCGAACGCGCGGGGCACGTGGAGTCCGAGCGGGTGGCCTTCCAGGTGAAGCGCGAGCACGTGGGCGACTTCCTCGCCACGCTCGCCGTGATGGAGGAGGGCCGCAGCGCCGTGCGCTCCGCGGCCTTTCCCACCGCCGCCCAGGGCGAGCGGCGCACGGTGGAGCTCGCGCTCGATGGCCGCGCGCACCAGCTGGCCGTGGGCTACGTGGTGGAGCAGCCCATCTGGCGCCCCACGTATAGGGTGGTCGTGGGCAAGAGCGGGCTCGAGCTGCAGGCCTGGGGCATCGTGCAGAACCTCTCCGGGGAGGACTGGCGCGACGTGCAGCTCTCGCTGGTGGCCGGAGCGCCCATCGCCTACCGCGCGACGCTGGAGGCACCCGTGACGCCCGGGCGGCCCCTGCTCGAGGACTCGGGCGAGGTGTTCGCGGGCGTGCCCCGCGGCGAGAGCGTGCTCGCCCAGGCGCCCGGGACCCTCGTCGTTCCCGGAGAAGCTCCCACCGTGGACGTCGGCAGCACCAGCACCGGCGTGAACGTCGGCAAGGACTTCGTTCGCAACATCGCGGTGGTGCGCCCCACGGGGAAGGCGGGCGCGGGGCGCTCGTTCGAGGCCCTCGCGGCGGTGGCCCGTGCGAGCGCGGCCGGCGGCACCACCCGCTACGAGCTGCCGCACCCCGTGAGCATCCCGGACGCGTCGGCCTCCATGGTGCTGCTCGCCTCGCGCACCGTGCCGGGAGAGGCCGTGCTGCTCTTCTCGCCGGACCCCGGGGCGCCCGACTCCGCGCGCCACCCGTTCCGCGTGGCGCGCTTCACCAATGACAGCGCGGGCCTGCTCGAGCGCGGTCCCATCGCAGTCTTCGAGGAGGGAGCCTTCCTCGGCCAGGGCGTGCTCGAGTCACTGCCGGCCGGGGCGCAGGCCACCGTGCCCTTCTCGCTCGAGCGCGGCGTCGCCGTGGAGTCGCGCTCGGAGAGCGTGCAGGAGGGCGCGCGCCTCGCGCTCGTGGAGGCCGGGGTGCTGACGCTCGAGCGCGACACCGTGCTGCGCACCACCTACCGCGTGCAGAACGGCGAGGCGAAGCCGGCGCGGGTGCTGCTGCGCCACGCCCGCAGTGCGCAGGCGCGGCTCGCCGCGAGCCCCAAGGGGACCGAGGAGCAGGTGGGCGCCGGCTTCGCGCTCGTCCCGGCCGAGGTGGCGGCCCACGCGAGCGCCGAGGCGAAGGTGGAGGAGCGGACCAGCGCTCGCGTGCAGGCGGACTGGTTCGACCCGGCGGCGGACGTCGCGGTGAACGGCTACCTCGAGGACCCGCGCGCGGACCGGACCGCGAAGGAGGCGCTGGCGGCGCTGTGGAAGGTGCGCGACGCCATCGTCCGGGAGCGCTCGGAGGAGGCGAAGTGGACGGAGCAGGGCGACACCCTGTCCGAGGAGGCGGACGAGGCGCGCGAGAGCCTGCGCTCGCTCGCGAAGAGCCGCGCCGCAGACCTCAAGGGACGGCTGCAGGCACGGCTCTCCGACCTGGAGAGCCAACATGCTGCGGCCGCCGATGCGCTGGTGCGCGCGCAGCTCGCGCGGCACGAGGCCGAGGTGGACTTCGCCGAGCGCCTGCGCACGCTGGGCGTGCGCGCGCCCTAG
- a CDS encoding serine hydrolase domain-containing protein, producing MHRNRGFGLHALLLAGLLFASTASTASAATSRQAQLDELVTRYHALKQFNGTVLVADEKGIVFQKPYGSANFEWQLPHTLDTRFRLGSITKQFTAMVVMQLVNEGKLKLNEKLVTYLPDYRKDTGSRVTLHQLLNHTSGIPSYTGLPGFFQNESRNPYTVAEFVKKFASGDLEFEPGTKFQYNNSGYFLLGAIIEKVEGKPYAQVVQERIFAPLGMKHSGYDLAAPLIPKRASGYVLKPEGYVNAPYLDMSIPYAAGSLYSTVGDLFLWDRALYGEKLLPAALKQKMFTPGLANYGYGWFIQDVTLADGKTKVATVSHTGGINGFNTLLLRVPERHELVVLLDNTSRGDKLEALGADLLGILHGVQPKGPRRSIGEVVSAAAARGSVAQAIAQYRSLKASQPNAYDFEEENALNGVGYSLLQQGRVPDAIEIFKLNVEMFPKNGNPYDSLGEAYLAAGNKELALKNYQRSLELDPKNSNAKSVIERLQRPESAKKSKYPLEAYVGSYALAPNFALKVTVEQGQLTAQGTGQPKFPLAADGDTAFAAVGVPARLVFAVDEAAHKATSLVLQQGGREMPAKRTE from the coding sequence ATGCACCGCAACCGGGGTTTTGGGCTTCACGCGCTGCTGCTCGCAGGGCTGCTCTTCGCATCGACCGCATCGACCGCCTCGGCGGCCACGAGCCGCCAGGCGCAGCTCGATGAGCTGGTGACGCGCTACCACGCCCTCAAGCAGTTCAACGGCACCGTGCTCGTCGCGGACGAGAAGGGCATCGTCTTCCAGAAGCCCTACGGCTCGGCGAACTTCGAGTGGCAGCTGCCCCACACGCTGGACACCCGCTTCCGCCTCGGCTCCATCACCAAGCAGTTCACCGCGATGGTGGTGATGCAGCTGGTGAACGAGGGCAAGCTGAAGCTGAACGAGAAGCTCGTCACCTACCTGCCCGACTACCGCAAGGACACCGGCAGCCGCGTGACGCTGCACCAGCTGCTCAACCACACCTCGGGCATCCCCAGCTACACGGGCCTGCCGGGCTTCTTCCAGAACGAGTCGCGCAACCCGTACACCGTCGCCGAGTTCGTGAAGAAGTTCGCGAGTGGGGACCTCGAGTTCGAGCCGGGGACGAAGTTCCAGTACAACAACTCGGGCTACTTCCTGCTCGGCGCCATCATCGAAAAGGTGGAGGGCAAGCCCTATGCTCAGGTGGTGCAGGAGCGCATCTTCGCGCCGCTGGGCATGAAGCACTCGGGCTACGACCTCGCGGCGCCCCTCATCCCCAAGCGCGCGAGCGGCTACGTGCTCAAGCCCGAGGGCTACGTCAACGCGCCCTACCTCGACATGAGCATCCCGTACGCCGCGGGCTCGCTCTACTCCACGGTGGGCGACCTCTTCCTCTGGGACCGCGCGCTCTACGGCGAGAAGCTGCTGCCCGCGGCGCTGAAGCAGAAGATGTTCACCCCGGGGCTCGCGAACTACGGCTACGGCTGGTTCATCCAGGACGTCACGCTCGCGGACGGCAAGACGAAGGTGGCCACCGTGAGCCACACCGGCGGCATCAACGGCTTCAACACGCTGCTGCTGCGCGTGCCCGAGCGACACGAGCTGGTGGTGCTGCTCGACAACACCTCGCGCGGCGACAAGCTGGAGGCCCTGGGCGCGGACCTGCTCGGCATCCTGCACGGAGTGCAGCCCAAGGGCCCGCGCCGCTCCATCGGAGAGGTGGTGAGCGCTGCCGCCGCCAGGGGCAGCGTCGCGCAGGCCATCGCGCAGTACCGCTCGCTCAAGGCGAGCCAGCCCAACGCCTACGACTTCGAGGAGGAGAACGCGCTGAACGGCGTGGGCTACTCGCTGCTGCAGCAGGGGCGCGTCCCGGACGCCATCGAGATCTTCAAGCTCAACGTGGAGATGTTCCCGAAGAACGGAAACCCCTACGACAGCCTCGGTGAGGCGTACCTCGCGGCGGGGAACAAGGAGCTCGCGCTGAAGAACTACCAGCGCTCGCTCGAGCTGGACCCGAAGAACAGCAACGCGAAGAGCGTCATCGAGCGGCTGCAGAGGCCCGAGAGCGCGAAGAAGTCCAAGTACCCGCTCGAGGCCTACGTGGGCAGCTACGCGCTCGCGCCCAACTTCGCCCTGAAGGTCACGGTGGAGCAGGGCCAGCTCACGGCGCAGGGCACCGGGCAGCCGAAGTTCCCACTCGCGGCCGATGGTGACACTGCCTTCGCGGCCGTCGGCGTGCCAGCGCGCCTCGTGTTCGCCGTGGACGAGGCGGCGCACAAGGCGACCTCGCTGGTGCTGCAGCAGGGCGGCCGCGAGATGCCGGCCAAGCGCACCGAGTAG
- a CDS encoding sulfite oxidase heme-binding subunit YedZ, producing MAAPHPWLKPAVLAGGLAPLGMLLLDWQQGTLGANPVERALNQLGLLALVFLVASLAVTPLKKLSGWTWPVRLRRMLGLFAFAYASLHLLTYVVLDQHFAWGTLLEDVAKRKFVTVGFAAWALMLPLALTSTNASVRRLGFPAWQRLHRLAYVAGALGVVHFVWRVKKDHTEPFLYGFVLLVLIALRVPGWRKEWRASRARAARAAAAPKVGNRSAQAE from the coding sequence ATGGCCGCTCCGCATCCGTGGCTGAAGCCCGCTGTGCTCGCGGGCGGGCTCGCCCCGCTCGGGATGCTGCTGCTCGACTGGCAGCAGGGCACCCTGGGCGCGAACCCTGTCGAGCGCGCCCTCAACCAGCTGGGGCTGCTCGCGCTCGTCTTCCTCGTCGCGAGCCTCGCCGTCACGCCGCTCAAGAAGCTCTCCGGCTGGACCTGGCCCGTGCGGCTGCGGCGCATGCTGGGGCTCTTCGCCTTCGCATACGCGAGCCTGCACCTGCTCACCTACGTGGTGCTGGACCAGCACTTCGCGTGGGGCACGCTGCTCGAGGACGTGGCGAAGCGGAAGTTCGTCACCGTGGGCTTCGCCGCGTGGGCCCTCATGCTGCCGCTCGCGCTCACCTCCACGAATGCCTCGGTGCGCAGGCTCGGCTTTCCCGCCTGGCAGAGGCTGCACCGGCTCGCGTACGTGGCGGGCGCGCTGGGCGTGGTGCACTTCGTGTGGCGCGTGAAGAAGGACCACACCGAGCCCTTCCTCTACGGCTTCGTGCTGCTGGTGCTGATCGCGCTGCGCGTTCCCGGCTGGCGCAAGGAGTGGCGCGCGTCGAGGGCCCGCGCGGCCAGGGCCGCCGCAGCGCCGAAGGTTGGCAATCGTTCGGCGCAGGCGGAGTAG
- the msrP gene encoding protein-methionine-sulfoxide reductase catalytic subunit MsrP produces MSDKLIPPEPPSSEHTPERLYLRRREFLKNAGLFTATAAGVGGALWALGLKQRHPLERLVPDGGLAELPVAPDAGARGPFDTDEARTPYEDVTTYNNFYEFGLDKNDPAQHAHSLRPHPWTVRIEGACHRPLTLDIDDLKRLFPLEQRVYRMRCVEAWSMVIPWLGLPLGKLLARVEPTGSAKYVAFTTLLDPEQMPGQKSGVLDWPYVEGLRLDEAQHPLTLLAVGLYGKELPNQNGAPLRLVVPWKYGFKGIKSIVRIRLTEEQPPTTWSLAGPSEYGFYANVNPEVDHPRWSQATERRIGEFKRRPTLPFNGYAEQVASLYRGLDLRKNY; encoded by the coding sequence ATGAGCGACAAGCTGATCCCCCCCGAGCCGCCCTCGTCCGAGCACACCCCCGAGCGCCTCTACCTGCGGCGCCGGGAGTTCCTCAAGAACGCGGGGCTGTTCACCGCCACGGCGGCCGGCGTGGGCGGCGCGCTGTGGGCGCTGGGGCTCAAGCAGCGCCATCCCTTGGAGCGCCTGGTGCCGGACGGCGGGCTCGCGGAGCTGCCGGTGGCACCGGATGCGGGTGCCCGGGGCCCCTTCGACACGGACGAGGCGCGCACCCCGTACGAGGACGTCACCACCTACAACAACTTCTACGAGTTCGGCCTCGACAAGAACGACCCCGCCCAGCACGCGCACAGCTTGCGCCCGCATCCCTGGACGGTGCGCATCGAGGGCGCGTGCCACCGCCCGCTCACCCTGGACATCGACGACCTCAAGCGCCTGTTTCCCCTCGAGCAGCGCGTGTACCGCATGCGCTGCGTGGAGGCCTGGAGCATGGTCATCCCGTGGCTGGGGCTGCCGCTCGGCAAGCTGCTCGCGCGCGTGGAGCCCACCGGCAGCGCGAAGTACGTGGCCTTCACCACGCTCCTGGACCCCGAGCAGATGCCGGGGCAGAAGAGCGGCGTGCTCGACTGGCCGTATGTCGAAGGCCTGCGCCTCGACGAGGCCCAGCACCCGCTCACCCTGCTCGCGGTGGGGCTCTACGGCAAGGAGCTGCCGAACCAGAACGGCGCGCCGCTGCGGCTCGTGGTGCCGTGGAAGTACGGCTTCAAGGGCATCAAGAGCATCGTGCGCATCCGGCTCACCGAGGAGCAGCCGCCCACGACGTGGAGCCTCGCGGGCCCGAGCGAGTACGGCTTCTACGCGAACGTGAACCCCGAGGTGGACCACCCGCGCTGGAGCCAGGCCACCGAGCGGCGCATCGGCGAGTTCAAGCGCCGCCCCACGCTGCCCTTCAACGGCTACGCCGAGCAGGTGGCGAGCCTCTACCGCGGCCTCGACCTCCGGAAGAACTACTGA
- a CDS encoding fatty acid desaturase, translating to MTRPAASNAYGVPIALGVMGAWAAHLVYLLGFARLAPWGPGMWLHAALQAWLFTGLFITGHDAMHGTVSPRAGVNRLVGTLACFLFAGLSYRRLVQHHRAHHAAPTHASDPDFHPGSFPVWFFAFMRRYTTLLQLAVMALSFNVMLWLGVPQWRVWAFWVAPSLAATLQLFYFGTYRPHREPHGPDAPQMAPHHARSLVPNHLWAMLSCYFFGYHWEHHESPGTPWWALWRVKEARVKPPGPPARTA from the coding sequence ATGACGCGGCCCGCGGCCTCCAACGCGTACGGTGTCCCCATCGCCCTCGGGGTGATGGGCGCCTGGGCCGCGCACCTCGTGTACCTGCTCGGCTTCGCGCGCCTCGCGCCGTGGGGCCCGGGCATGTGGCTGCACGCGGCCCTGCAGGCCTGGCTCTTCACCGGGCTCTTCATCACCGGCCACGACGCCATGCACGGCACCGTGAGTCCGCGCGCGGGGGTGAACCGGCTCGTGGGCACCCTGGCCTGCTTCCTCTTCGCGGGGCTCTCCTACCGGCGCCTCGTGCAGCACCACCGCGCCCACCACGCGGCCCCCACGCACGCGAGCGACCCGGACTTCCATCCCGGCTCCTTCCCCGTGTGGTTCTTCGCCTTCATGCGCCGCTACACCACGCTCCTGCAGCTCGCGGTGATGGCGCTCAGCTTCAACGTGATGCTGTGGCTGGGCGTCCCGCAGTGGCGGGTGTGGGCCTTCTGGGTCGCCCCCAGCCTCGCCGCCACGCTGCAGCTCTTCTACTTCGGCACCTACCGGCCCCACCGCGAGCCGCACGGGCCGGACGCCCCGCAGATGGCGCCGCACCACGCGCGCAGCCTCGTGCCCAACCACCTGTGGGCGATGCTCTCCTGCTACTTCTTCGGCTACCACTGGGAGCACCACGAGTCGCCGGGCACGCCCTGGTGGGCGCTCTGGCGGGTGAAGGAGGCGCGGGTGAAACCTCCCGGGCCTCCCGCGCGTACTGCCTGA
- a CDS encoding MarR family winged helix-turn-helix transcriptional regulator has translation MSDAAFTLLNLPKFETLQEHARRFPMLDASAIRTSLALRRVGQALDDAYDAHYARHGLSPGRFTVLMMLAKAPEHTLTAGELAECSSVTRASMTGLLDTLEAAGLVQRESSSEDRRRTLVRLTPAALEQLERMLPDHFRRTAALMAGLSESERTTLVELLTKIAAAVPAVRDP, from the coding sequence ATGTCCGACGCTGCTTTCACCCTCCTGAACCTGCCGAAGTTCGAGACGCTGCAGGAGCACGCCCGGCGCTTCCCGATGCTGGACGCCAGCGCCATCCGCACCAGCCTCGCGCTGCGGCGGGTGGGCCAGGCGCTGGATGACGCCTACGACGCGCACTACGCGCGCCACGGCCTGAGCCCCGGGCGCTTCACGGTGCTGATGATGCTCGCCAAGGCGCCCGAGCACACGCTCACGGCCGGCGAGCTCGCCGAGTGCTCGAGCGTGACGCGCGCCTCGATGACGGGGCTGCTGGACACGCTGGAGGCGGCGGGCCTGGTGCAGCGAGAGTCCTCCTCGGAGGACCGGCGCCGCACGCTGGTGCGCCTCACGCCGGCGGCGCTCGAGCAGCTGGAGCGCATGCTGCCGGACCACTTCCGGCGCACGGCCGCCCTGATGGCCGGCCTCAGCGAGAGCGAGCGCACCACGCTCGTCGAGCTGCTCACGAAGATCGCCGCGGCGGTGCCTGCGGTGCGCGACCCCTGA